aagtctcattttaagtatgatgtactagttaccattgctaaaaagtaacgttacgcttttaatcatggggtaaccctgatgaacctgtaatgtttttatatgcaaaccaacttatatactttaatgagtgtgattcatttctataacaacatatattttgtatgtgtgtaaaaATTTAGTCAAAGGGTAGAATTGATAGAttcattattaatgactaattattacaccctgaaactgtgtataatgtgttagaaatgtgtgagtgtaggaccagtaaaggctatggcattgagccactatttagcaatgtgagtaagagttaggccagacaacaaagacaactgagaaactaagataaagaggcctcccaatttagggaggggagaaactgttatgaaaacatggtgcagaatattgtgagaacggcaataactgagtaaagcagggagtaggatatgtgtgtgtgtgtgtgtgtgtgtatgtgtgtatgtatgtgtgtatatgtgtgtgtgtgtgaactgaaggtcagtagagcagttttagagtggaaaactacagcccgcctacagaggggagggatttctttttgtatgacgtatgagtataaaagatggactctgaaattgtgatggcagaattctcaatgaataaatatctctgactatgcagaccgggactctggccgttacttaaatcccaaaagacgcacagagaaactgaaatagtttgttaaataattcacataacagtgGCTCTAAACTCATTTCTGGGATTGGTAATTATTTATGATTGTGCATTCTATggttagtgtagtgtagtaaTGTATCGATTCATATTCACTTTTTTcattgagtttgccccaccaatatTTTTGTTAAAAATGGCACTGGTTACCATCATCGGTGTTACTACCTCTACTGGTGGCACAATGTTATCATAATGGTAGAAATATTAGTTTATTTAGAATGGGAAGATATACccaaaaacatttacataaacAAAAATTTAGAAAAATGAAGTCCAGTCCATACAGGATTGGAGGCTCAATCAAGCAGGTGTGAACTCACCAGGATCTGCAGGGCCTGTAAGACTGGAGGACTGCAACAGGATCCCAACACAGAGAGACCGTCATCTGTCATTCCTGAAGAAATAAATATGCACACATATAAAACCACAGTAGTGAACCTAGTTTCCCAGTAACTGatcaaataataacacagaatccTGTGAAAATTGCTCTCTATCCCACCGTCCATGGCACTGACAATGAGGTGGATGGCAGTGAGAAGTGAGGATCTGATCTCATCCTCCCCAACACATTGGTCTACAACATCCAGTATGGCCTGGACTGTCTCCCTCTCAGACTCTTCCAGATCACCCAGGTCAGGAGTCTCACCATCACACTTCTGATCCAGCtgtgaccagagagagagacagagagacagagagaggggagagagagagagaggagagagggagaagagtgagagagaaagagagtacaTTTAAGACCGAGAGTATGTTACAGATATTCTGGTTGATATATTCATTCCTGCcattagttgtgtgtgtgtgtgtgtgtttggcccgTGTTTCTGTACGTCCCACTCACCACACTCTCCAGCACACTGActgcctctccatcctccatggTTGTCTTGAGGAGCTGGAGCAGAGAGGAGCGTGTGGCCGCTGGCAGGGCTGACAGCAGCTGGAAATGACCACTCAGTTTCTCCAGTTCTGTCAACACACAAACAACAGATAAACCATGTTACTTTGTCAAAGTGTGAtcaatgtttttttatatatcaaAAGTGTGGTATATTGAGCAGACGTTCCATTCAGTAGACTACATTACATGTTGACCAGACGTTCCATTCAGTAGACTACATTACATGTTGACCAGATGATCCATTCAGTAGACTACATTACATGTTGACCAGACGTTCCATTCAGTAGACTACATTACATGTTGACCAGACGTTCCATTCAGTAGACTACATGTTGACCACTAGACAGGAGACATTAGCCTCCACTGGCATTATTACCTTTCTTCAGATTTAGGGGGCTGTTGGCATCAAAGTCACATACCAGGTCCATAATTCCATCCTCTTCAAACTCATAATTTGACCTAACCTTTTCAAAGCCCCCATTGCTGGAGAAGAGGCACAGCTCTGTGGACAAGAGCAGACAACAGCCATAAccagtcacacacagacagatacagtgGCTGTACCACATACACACTGAGGAACATAAGCTAGCTGTGTACTTTACCATGGTACTTAACCATGCAGCTATACCTGGGACATTGCACTTGATTAACCATACACTTCCTCACCAAACTGTCCATTGCATttgacaaagagttcaatcagaCTGTAGGCCACGACAGTATTTACAGGAATAACCAGTGACACATCACTATCTCTCTGAGTACTGCCACTCTGCTTCATAGAGGCCTGTGGAGAAAATGTCAAATCAGTCAGAGACGTTTGGTGCACAGACGACCCAGATTCTAACCCAGACAGTCACCTCTACTACACCATTTCATTTTCAGGAAGTGGATCTAATGACAAAAACAGGAAATGATCTATGTGGGAAACCAGGGCTACAGCATTtaccactactgaacagacatctgtgagtattaccactactgaacagacatctgtgagtattaccactactgaacagacatctgtgaTCTGTCAATATGGTCttgacatttacattatttatgtAGGCCTAGCTATCATAAAGTGAGATTATTGAGATTAAAAATCTATTTTACAACAGAGATCATCTACATCTGAGTTGTCAGTTATACATTATTATGTTTTTCCACTCATGAAAATATGATGAAAACATCATTCACTTCAGTAGAACGCTTGTTAATCTTTCCTCCTACCTTCCCTCTCAGGGCCACACAGGTGCTCACGTTGGCTCCTACATTGCCGCGCTTCCGGACTTTGGTTGTGACCGGGCAAGGTTGTGATGTCATAATCCTCTCCATCAACACCCCTAATATTGCCCTGGGCTTCTCCCGGGTCTGCTTGATCACAGGGTGGGTCATGTCCAGACGTCTGCAGGAGGGACCCAGATAAATTATACAAAATATAGAGTGGGCGAGCAAATATTATTTAAAGGt
This is a stretch of genomic DNA from Coregonus clupeaformis isolate EN_2021a unplaced genomic scaffold, ASM2061545v1 scaf0064, whole genome shotgun sequence. It encodes these proteins:
- the LOC121556570 gene encoding gasdermin-E-like; its protein translation is MISNAVKSMLKEVDYNGSLIPVSSLNDSSGKLNLLSLIVKTRPRLGCFWQEPKYQSRGFTLSDVLKPGKLEEPKDKPFNPAVKECDFVDHSGASGDTEEINAEGNVEGLLADFKLNVGLKCSNEQESSFGRLKKEEVEVKELVNYSKDIRLDMTHPVIKQTREKPRAILGVLMERIMTSQPCPVTTKVRKRGNVGANVSTCVALRGKASMKQSGSTQRDSDVSLVIPVNTVVAYSLIELFVKCNGQFELCLFSSNGGFEKVRSNYEFEEDGIMDLVCDFDANSPLNLKKELEKLSGHFQLLSALPAATRSSLLQLLKTTMEDGEAVSVLESVLDQKCDGETPDLGDLEESERETVQAILDVVDQCVGEDEIRSSLLTAIHLIVSAMDGMTDDGLSVLGSCCSPPVLQALQILVQHVAAGSGETLSLRDAGLAVLTEEVFGRTESLFGHSKVTLKREEDTLRTEMKDQPGYLPLVMSITVKGLASLV